The Sulfurimonas sp. HSL3-2 genome segment CGGATGCTGTTCAAGCTATAGGCAAGATCCCTGTAGACCTTACAAAAGTAAGCGTTGACTACCTGACATTTTCAGCTCACAAGTTCCACGGTCCTAAAGGGATAGGCGGACTTTACGTCAAAAAAGGAAAATCTCTGCCAAACCTTCTTCACGGCGGTGAGCAGATGGGCGGTAAACGTGCGGGAACACTTAATGTCGCATATATCGTAGGCATGGGACTGGCTATGAAACAAGCCGTCGGACATGTCGAAAAGATGAACACTGACGTAAGACGTCTCCGCGACAAACTTGAAGACGCACTACGTACAATTCCCGACACAATCGTAGTCGGACCGCGTGAGAAAAGAACTCCAAATACCATACTTATCTCTTTAAGAGGTATCGAAGGCGAGTCTATGCTGTGGGATCTAAACCGTGCCGGCATCGCTGCATCGACAGGAAGTGCCTGTGCATCCGAGTCACTTGAAGCGAATCCTGTTATGAGTGCTATCGGAGAAGACCCGGAACTTGCTCACACTGCGATGAGACTTTCTCTTTCACGTTTTACGACCGAAGAAGAGATCGACTATACGATAGAGGTATTTACAAAAGCAGCACAAAGACTTCGCTCTATCTCATCTACTTACGCTTACACAAACAGCAAGCAAGTAGGCTAATGCGTTACCTTATAGAGGTTCGCGTTGCGGATAAAAAGCCGCGACTTTTTCCTATTGATGCAAAAGATGAAGAGGAAGCCAAAGAGCGCTTGGCTCTTCGCCTTCCCCCAAATGAAAGAGACAACTTCATTATTGACAGCATTAAAATCGATCCTAAAAGTCTTGTAGATAGCGATCCATACGGTATATTTACAGAGGAATAAATAACTTTCTTCAGTCCACATGATGTATGAACATCCCCTCCTCTCTTCTAATTATAATAGAATCAAAATTGCATTATTTGAGTTATAAATAAATCAAAGGAATAGTTCAATGTCAAAAGTACAAGAGTTCATTTACGACAACAACCTGCAATGGCAGGCATCATTCAGTGCAAAAACAGATAAATATGCGTATGGCTACAGAGGAAGCCTCGTTATCACTCCGGGTAAAGTGCTCTCAGCAGACAAACAACTACCGCCAAAAGCAACAGCTACACAAGTCATCTTAGTAAGTAACAGCGACAAGATCGATTTTATCGCTTGTGAATTAGAAACTTTAGATTTCTTCGAGCCATTTGTAGAACGTTATAAAGATGTTCTGTCAACTGACGGTCTTTATATTCTTTTCGTAACAGACCTTGACGGTGACGGCAAGTTCGAATATGAAGGTTTTACATTCTACGCATTTTCACTTGATGAGAGTTCAGTATGGAATGAGCTTTTAGATCACGCCGACCTTTCAAAAGGCGATTTGAAAAAAGCAAGTGCTGAAGAGAAGATAGATATCGTTTATGATGAGATCAAAGGGACTACTTTACGTATGAGCGCTAAGTCTTACGACGAGATCAAAGCTCTTAAAAACGAAAGCAAAGGGAAAACGATTTTCGGAGCTGTATAAGCCTTTTTCAGCCTTTTAACGACTCTAGCAGTGTCGGAAGTTCACAGAGCTTTTTTATCCTATAGGTAGCACTGCTAAAGTCATGTGTCGCGGTAAACTCGTTTTCTACTACCGCACACTCTATCCCCGCATTTACAGCAGCACTTAAGCCTCTTTGCGAGTCCTCTATGACCAGACACTCTTTTTGCGATGCATCAAATTTTTTCATCCCTGCCAAGTATGGATCGGCATACGGTTTCGCTCTTGGATACTCCTCCACGCAGAGTGTAAAGTCCATAAACTTCACTATCTCTCTTTGTGAGTGAATAAGTTCAAAATCCTCACGTCTTGAAGTCGTTACGATACCCATCTTGTACTCATGTGAAAGTTCTTCAAGGACATCAAGCACTCCCTCTATCTCTATATGCATAGAGGAGATAAACTCTTGATAGTAGCTGTCTCGTCTACGTCTTTGTTCATCAATGACCGCTTTTGAGTGTCCATTTTTTTGTGCCACTTCCCAAGCTGTACCGCCTCTGGCCATTATCTCCATATAGACATCGAACTCTAAGTCCACATCTATCTCTCTTAAAGACTTTTTATTTGCTTCGTAGTACCATTTTTCAGTCTCGACGAGTACTCCGTCGTTATCAAAAAGAAGAAATTTTTTCATGGCGGGATTATATACTATTTGAACTTAGCAAAAATATGTAGTTTCATTTAACTTTGAGAGTTTAAAATGCGTTATGATAACATCAGTTAAAAAAGAGAGTCCATGGAAGAGTTTATAGCAAATTTTAGAACAGCGGTCATCGGTACAATCGACAAAGGGAATCTGCCGTTTTCTTCGTACGCGCCCTTTATCTATGACGATAACCGTTTTTATATCTATATCTCGGACATCGCGACACATGCAAAAAACATACAACTAAACCCGAATGCTTCTCTGTTTTTTATAGAGGATGAGAGTATGTCGTCAAACCTCTTTGCAAGAAAGAGGATCTCTTTACAGTGTTCTTCACAAAAGATACAAAGGCAGAGTGAACGCTTTGACGAAGTGCTTGATCTTTTCACTAGAAAGTTTGAGAGTTCCATGGTAGAGATGCTTAAAAAGATGATGGACTTCAACCTATATGAGTTACATGTAACCTCCGGCGAGGCCACTTTTGGTTTCGGCGAAGCCTATCTCATCGGTGGAGACGCGATGAACGAGCTTGTCCCTCGGCAAACAGCCGGAGGACATAAACAGCAGAAGTAAGTTCTCTTTGAGATTAGCATAAATATTTTATATGCTTATAATATATAATGAGAGATAATAATTACTTATTAGATCAAAGGAGTCGATAATGAATCTTTTCTCGCCTATAAAAATTGGAAATTACAATCTAAAAAATAGAATTTTTATGGCTCCTATGACACGATGCCGAAGCATCAAAGACAATGTACCAAACGACCTGATGGTCGAGTACTACGCACAAAGAGCAACGGCCGGGCTTATCATAACCGAAGGAACGCAGATATCTCCTCAAGGTATCGGTT includes the following:
- a CDS encoding HAD family phosphatase — encoded protein: MKKFLLFDNDGVLVETEKWYYEANKKSLREIDVDLEFDVYMEIMARGGTAWEVAQKNGHSKAVIDEQRRRRDSYYQEFISSMHIEIEGVLDVLEELSHEYKMGIVTTSRREDFELIHSQREIVKFMDFTLCVEEYPRAKPYADPYLAGMKKFDASQKECLVIEDSQRGLSAAVNAGIECAVVENEFTATHDFSSATYRIKKLCELPTLLESLKG
- a CDS encoding NifS family cysteine desulfurase — translated: MRVYLDNNATTKIDPLVKVKMQPFFEELYGNPNSLHQYGMEVRPYLNEALGSMYDSLNVPDEDDILITSCATESNNSVLKGIFYKYILKNPEKNHIVTTSVEHPSMLDTLSFLSDYGVDVTYVDVDNEGGISAEAVKAAVTDKTILISMMWANNETGMIFPVEEVSAFAKEKGILFHTDAVQAIGKIPVDLTKVSVDYLTFSAHKFHGPKGIGGLYVKKGKSLPNLLHGGEQMGGKRAGTLNVAYIVGMGLAMKQAVGHVEKMNTDVRRLRDKLEDALRTIPDTIVVGPREKRTPNTILISLRGIEGESMLWDLNRAGIAASTGSACASESLEANPVMSAIGEDPELAHTAMRLSLSRFTTEEEIDYTIEVFTKAAQRLRSISSTYAYTNSKQVG
- a CDS encoding pyridoxamine 5'-phosphate oxidase family protein; this encodes MEEFIANFRTAVIGTIDKGNLPFSSYAPFIYDDNRFYIYISDIATHAKNIQLNPNASLFFIEDESMSSNLFARKRISLQCSSQKIQRQSERFDEVLDLFTRKFESSMVEMLKKMMDFNLYELHVTSGEATFGFGEAYLIGGDAMNELVPRQTAGGHKQQK